The following coding sequences are from one Paramormyrops kingsleyae isolate MSU_618 chromosome 21, PKINGS_0.4, whole genome shotgun sequence window:
- the LOC111838949 gene encoding zinc finger and BTB domain-containing protein 37-like isoform X2, which translates to MERTDSIQLDIPDFSNSVLSHLNQLRMQGRLCDIVVNVQGQSFRAHKVVLAASSPYFRDHMSLSEMSSVSIAVIRNPSVFEELLSFCYTGRLCLQLADIISYLTAASFLQMQHIIDRCTQILEGIHFKISLADVEAELGNAEHTPSGAPRGLEQGRGVAGVISGNGASISPRQGSYRALNTRRGGGSKDLRDVREFREASPLDESMSPQIVEHNTCGAGGLAGTGSGGGKEHILRINRAGQWYVETGMEADHGGDENVRMVEGLRIKTERLEDWMGAETQASGEEGSSAEEVPTMVINTTGHRMVSQDGFTAGTSGAKSSQPSSSISERDRFSPTGSVVLTFERQRAKSESSVRADEQRQPTSQYPSALLKTTSQPAAQTGTASVTTQLCPYWLKILVTCMT; encoded by the exons ATGGAACGAACGGACAGCATCCAGCTGGACATCCCAGACTTTAGCAACTCTGTCCTGTCGCACCTCAACCAGTTACGCATGCAGGGCCGCCTGTGCGACATTGTGGTGAATGTGCAAGGCCAGAGCTTCCGGGCGCACAAGGTGGTCCTGGCTGCCAGCTCACCATACTTCCGCGATCATATGTCACTGAGCGAAATGAGCAGCGTGTCGATTGCTGTGATCCGAAACCCTTCCGTCTTCGAGGAGCTGCTCTCTTTCTGTTACACAGGCCGCCTTTGCCTGCAGCTGGCCGACATCATCAGCTACCTGACAGCAGCCAGCTTCCTGCAGATGCAGCACATCATTGACCGCTGCACACAGATCCTGGAAGGCATACACTTCAAAATCAGCCTTGCTGATGTAGAGGCAGAACTAGGGAATGCAGAACATACTCCCAGTGGGGCACCCAGAGGTCTGGAGcaagggaggggggtggcaggCGTGATTTCAGGAAATGGGGCATCCATCAGCCCACGACAGGGCAGCTACAGGGCTCTCAACACACGCCGTGGAGGGGGAAGCAAGGATCTTCGGGATGTGAGAGAGTTTCGTGAGGCCAGTCCTCTAGATGAGTCCATGAGTCCACAGATAGTGGAGCACAACACTTGTGGGGCCGGAGGTCTTGCTGGAACAGGAAGCGGTGGGGGAAAGGAGCACATCCTGCGTATTAACCGTGCCGGGCAGTGGTATGTGGAGACTGGCATGGAGGCCGACCATGGAGGGGATGAGAACGTGCGGATGGTGGAGGGGTTGCGGATTAAGACGGAGCGACTGGAGGACTGGATGGGGGCAGAGACCCAGGCATCCGGAGAAGAGGGGAGCAGTGCAGAGGAGGTCCCCACCATGGTGATTAATACCACAGGGCATAGGATGGTCTCCCAGGATGGCTTTACTGCAGGGACATCAGGGGCAAAGAGCTCCCAGCCATCAAGCAGCATCAGTGAGAGAGACAG GTTCAGCCCAACTGGCAGTGTGGTGCTGACATTTGAGCGGCAGAGAGCCAAAAGTGAATCTTCAGTAAGAGCAGATGAGCAGAGGCAGCCCACTTCACAG
- the LOC111838949 gene encoding zinc finger and BTB domain-containing protein 37-like isoform X1, whose protein sequence is MERTDSIQLDIPDFSNSVLSHLNQLRMQGRLCDIVVNVQGQSFRAHKVVLAASSPYFRDHMSLSEMSSVSIAVIRNPSVFEELLSFCYTGRLCLQLADIISYLTAASFLQMQHIIDRCTQILEGIHFKISLADVEAELGNAEHTPSGAPRGLEQGRGVAGVISGNGASISPRQGSYRALNTRRGGGSKDLRDVREFREASPLDESMSPQIVEHNTCGAGGLAGTGSGGGKEHILRINRAGQWYVETGMEADHGGDENVRMVEGLRIKTERLEDWMGAETQASGEEGSSAEEVPTMVINTTGHRMVSQDGFTAGTSGAKSSQPSSSISERDRFSPTGSVVLTFERQRAKSESSVRADEQRQPTSQGEEQAMFDMGGYEEYLREQVGDRWFRYNPRLTCIYCCKSFNQKGSLDRHMRLHMGITPFACRICGKKYTRKDQLEYHIRKHTGNKPFHCHVCGKSFPFQAILNQHFRKNHPGCAPQEVSHSTSPETTTVTSRGGPNEDESPIQEEARGTSVTEGSSFGEAVQPSVSTTGPD, encoded by the exons ATGGAACGAACGGACAGCATCCAGCTGGACATCCCAGACTTTAGCAACTCTGTCCTGTCGCACCTCAACCAGTTACGCATGCAGGGCCGCCTGTGCGACATTGTGGTGAATGTGCAAGGCCAGAGCTTCCGGGCGCACAAGGTGGTCCTGGCTGCCAGCTCACCATACTTCCGCGATCATATGTCACTGAGCGAAATGAGCAGCGTGTCGATTGCTGTGATCCGAAACCCTTCCGTCTTCGAGGAGCTGCTCTCTTTCTGTTACACAGGCCGCCTTTGCCTGCAGCTGGCCGACATCATCAGCTACCTGACAGCAGCCAGCTTCCTGCAGATGCAGCACATCATTGACCGCTGCACACAGATCCTGGAAGGCATACACTTCAAAATCAGCCTTGCTGATGTAGAGGCAGAACTAGGGAATGCAGAACATACTCCCAGTGGGGCACCCAGAGGTCTGGAGcaagggaggggggtggcaggCGTGATTTCAGGAAATGGGGCATCCATCAGCCCACGACAGGGCAGCTACAGGGCTCTCAACACACGCCGTGGAGGGGGAAGCAAGGATCTTCGGGATGTGAGAGAGTTTCGTGAGGCCAGTCCTCTAGATGAGTCCATGAGTCCACAGATAGTGGAGCACAACACTTGTGGGGCCGGAGGTCTTGCTGGAACAGGAAGCGGTGGGGGAAAGGAGCACATCCTGCGTATTAACCGTGCCGGGCAGTGGTATGTGGAGACTGGCATGGAGGCCGACCATGGAGGGGATGAGAACGTGCGGATGGTGGAGGGGTTGCGGATTAAGACGGAGCGACTGGAGGACTGGATGGGGGCAGAGACCCAGGCATCCGGAGAAGAGGGGAGCAGTGCAGAGGAGGTCCCCACCATGGTGATTAATACCACAGGGCATAGGATGGTCTCCCAGGATGGCTTTACTGCAGGGACATCAGGGGCAAAGAGCTCCCAGCCATCAAGCAGCATCAGTGAGAGAGACAG GTTCAGCCCAACTGGCAGTGTGGTGCTGACATTTGAGCGGCAGAGAGCCAAAAGTGAATCTTCAGTAAGAGCAGATGAGCAGAGGCAGCCCACTTCACAG GGGGAGGAGCAGGCCATGTTTGACATGGGAGGCTACGAGGAGTATTTGCGGGAACAAGTAGGAGATCGCTGGTTCCGATACAATCCACGCCTCACTTGTATCTATTGCTGCAAGTCATTCAATCAGAAGGGTAGCTTGGACAGGCACATGAGGCTGCATATGGGCATCACTCCGTTCGCCTGCCGCATCTGTGGCAAGAAGTACACGCGCAAGGACCAGCTGGAGTACCATAtccgcaagcacacaggcaacAAGCCTTTCCACTGCCACGTCTGTGGGAAGAGCTTCCCCTTCCAGGCCATCCTAAACCAGCATTTTCGAAAAAACCATCCTGGTTGCGCCCCCCAGGAGGTCTCCCACAGCACTTCCCCTGAAACCACTACCGTCACCTCACGGGGTGGGCCAAATGAAGATGAGTCACCCATTCAGGAGGAAGCCAGGGGGACCAGCGTTACTGAGGGCAGCTCCTTTGGTGAGGCCGTTCAACCTTCGGTGTCCACCACTGGTCCAGACTGA
- the LOC111838949 gene encoding zinc finger and BTB domain-containing protein 37-like isoform X3: protein MERTDSIQLDIPDFSNSVLSHLNQLRMQGRLCDIVVNVQGQSFRAHKVVLAASSPYFRDHMSLSEMSSVSIAVIRNPSVFEELLSFCYTGRLCLQLADIISYLTAASFLQMQHIIDRCTQILEGIHFKISLADVEAELGNAEHTPSGAPRGLEQGRGVAGVISGNGASISPRQGSYRALNTRRGGGSKDLRDVREFREASPLDESMSPQIVEHNTCGAGGLAGTGSGGGKEHILRINRAGQWYVETGMEADHGGDENVRMVEGLRIKTERLEDWMGAETQASGEEGSSAEEVPTMVINTTGHRMVSQDGFTAGTSGAKSSQPSSSISERDRFSPTGSVVLTFERQRAKSESSVRADEQRQPTSQLTSR from the exons ATGGAACGAACGGACAGCATCCAGCTGGACATCCCAGACTTTAGCAACTCTGTCCTGTCGCACCTCAACCAGTTACGCATGCAGGGCCGCCTGTGCGACATTGTGGTGAATGTGCAAGGCCAGAGCTTCCGGGCGCACAAGGTGGTCCTGGCTGCCAGCTCACCATACTTCCGCGATCATATGTCACTGAGCGAAATGAGCAGCGTGTCGATTGCTGTGATCCGAAACCCTTCCGTCTTCGAGGAGCTGCTCTCTTTCTGTTACACAGGCCGCCTTTGCCTGCAGCTGGCCGACATCATCAGCTACCTGACAGCAGCCAGCTTCCTGCAGATGCAGCACATCATTGACCGCTGCACACAGATCCTGGAAGGCATACACTTCAAAATCAGCCTTGCTGATGTAGAGGCAGAACTAGGGAATGCAGAACATACTCCCAGTGGGGCACCCAGAGGTCTGGAGcaagggaggggggtggcaggCGTGATTTCAGGAAATGGGGCATCCATCAGCCCACGACAGGGCAGCTACAGGGCTCTCAACACACGCCGTGGAGGGGGAAGCAAGGATCTTCGGGATGTGAGAGAGTTTCGTGAGGCCAGTCCTCTAGATGAGTCCATGAGTCCACAGATAGTGGAGCACAACACTTGTGGGGCCGGAGGTCTTGCTGGAACAGGAAGCGGTGGGGGAAAGGAGCACATCCTGCGTATTAACCGTGCCGGGCAGTGGTATGTGGAGACTGGCATGGAGGCCGACCATGGAGGGGATGAGAACGTGCGGATGGTGGAGGGGTTGCGGATTAAGACGGAGCGACTGGAGGACTGGATGGGGGCAGAGACCCAGGCATCCGGAGAAGAGGGGAGCAGTGCAGAGGAGGTCCCCACCATGGTGATTAATACCACAGGGCATAGGATGGTCTCCCAGGATGGCTTTACTGCAGGGACATCAGGGGCAAAGAGCTCCCAGCCATCAAGCAGCATCAGTGAGAGAGACAG GTTCAGCCCAACTGGCAGTGTGGTGCTGACATTTGAGCGGCAGAGAGCCAAAAGTGAATCTTCAGTAAGAGCAGATGAGCAGAGGCAGCCCACTTCACAG TTGACTTCTAGGTAA